CCCCCTCTTAAAGCAGCACGAGAGTCTTTTGGAAAATCCATGGAGTTATAACGCCCAGCTAGGATCCCCATAGCCATTGGTGACCAGGGTAAGATTCCTAGTCCATTGGCTTGACACATAGGGACTAATTCATTTTCAATGCGACGGTCGAGGAGATTGTAGGGTGGTTGCTCGGATACGAAGCGTTCAAGGCCTTTGAGCTCGCTGGCCATGATTGCTTCCTGCACTTTCCATGCGGGGTGAGTTGAGGTTCCTATATACGTGACCATATCCCAGTGAACTAGATCTGTTAAGGCTCGAAGAGTTTCATCAATGTGAGAATCATCTGAGTGTCTGTGCAACTGGAAAAGGTCTATTCTCTCGACTTGAAGGCGTTTAAGACATTCTCTGCAGGATTTTATCAGGTGGAGTCGGGAGTTTCCGCTGTCATTTGGTCCTGGGCCAACGGGGTAATGTACCTTTGTGGATAAAAGCACCTGCTCTCGTTTACCATTCTTTTTCAGAGCTCGGCCGATAATGCGTTCACTTTCGCCATTAGCGTATGTATTGCCGGTATCTATTAGGTTGATGCCTGCGTCAATGGCTCGATCAATGATCTTTATTGCCTCGTTTTCAGGTGTGGGGTCTGCGAAGTTAGCTGTGCCTAATGCTAGTGGTGAAATCTTGACGCCGGTTCTACCTAAAATACGGTACTTCACTGTTTACCCTCAAGATCTATTTCGTTTTTATTTGAATGAATAATATTCTTATTAACTTTTATGCGAACACTCAGCTTAGCAGCATTGGACTTGACTTGAACCATAATATATCTGGTTGGGTGTTACGCGTATTAGGGGTTAAAGTTTAGCCCCACACACACACACGGAGGTTATGAGAGACTTCCTTAATTTGTTGGTAGGAACTCTGAGACTTTTAGCATAAAGAAAGGGACATTCTCAGCTGAAAAGAAAATTGTATACGTTCCTTTACCGGGAATTAAAAGAGAAGAGATAGAAGCGTCATCGCCTGAGAAAAAACCCGCGATTGGTTCACCCGTGTTTCCTTCAGTAACCCATAAATTCAAATAACCGTCATCAAGGAAAAAAACGGGATATATCATTATGAAATTTGCTTCTGTAGTAAATGTATAATCCCAAAGTGAGTTGACATCTTCCCAACTCCATTCATATTTAGTAACCCATTCACCTTCGAAACTATATGGTTCACCTTCAGCCCCCTGTATACCTCTATCGCCTTGTGGTCCCTTTGCCCCCGGTATCCCTTGTAAGCCCTTATCTCCTTTTAACCCTCGTTCACCGGATTGACCTTCAGGTCCCTCTGCTCCCTGTAAACCCCTCTCTCCCTGAGCCCCTCTGTTCCCTTGGTTCCCTTGTATTCCCTGAGCTCCTTGGTCTCCCGGTATTCCTTGAACTCCTTCAGGACCACGTAACGCATTCTGAATCATCGGGATGCTCATAATCAGTCCAGAAACAACGAGAATTGCAATTATAGCCGAAACAAGCGAAGTAACACCAATGGTTTTCCAGTTAATGTCCGACATAAACTCTACTTATCTTATATCTTTCTTAAAACATTAAGGATAGAATTTCCTCGCCATCTTCAGGGACTAAGCTTACGTCACTATGCGCTCTACGC
The sequence above is a segment of the Candidatus Bathyarchaeota archaeon genome. Coding sequences within it:
- a CDS encoding aldo/keto reductase; translation: MKYRILGRTGVKISPLALGTANFADPTPENEAIKIIDRAIDAGINLIDTGNTYANGESERIIGRALKKNGKREQVLLSTKVHYPVGPGPNDSGNSRLHLIKSCRECLKRLQVERIDLFQLHRHSDDSHIDETLRALTDLVHWDMVTYIGTSTHPAWKVQEAIMASELKGLERFVSEQPPYNLLDRRIENELVPMCQANGLGILPWSPMAMGILAGRYNSMDFPKDSRAALRGGIYAERVTPQGIEVGKKFVVLAKEKGLTPSQLALLWVKDQPGITAPLIGPRTLEQLEDFLPVLEMRLDNETRKACDELVPPGSAVANFYNSATWMKMIVANSWSGLN